In Streptomyces sp. NBC_01408, one DNA window encodes the following:
- a CDS encoding DUF3566 domain-containing protein, which produces MSGATGAGPAGTGANGARGPATDSQGGTVTDTREPQRQAGAETDQDRPAQPYQPPQAYAAPSGPGAPRGGSPASAQRKPRTGARTAPRTRKARLRVAKADPWSVMKVSFLLSIALGICTVVAAAVLWMVMDAMSVFSTVGGTISEATGSNESNGFDLQSFLSLPRVLIFTSVIAVIDVVLATALATLGAFIYNLSAGFVGGVELTLAEDE; this is translated from the coding sequence GTGAGTGGAGCCACGGGCGCCGGACCGGCCGGGACTGGAGCGAATGGTGCCCGTGGCCCCGCCACGGACTCCCAAGGGGGAACCGTGACGGATACCCGAGAACCGCAGCGGCAGGCCGGTGCGGAAACCGACCAGGACCGGCCCGCGCAGCCGTACCAGCCGCCGCAGGCCTACGCGGCCCCCTCGGGCCCGGGGGCGCCGCGCGGCGGCTCCCCGGCCTCCGCGCAGCGCAAGCCGCGTACGGGAGCCCGTACGGCACCCAGGACGCGCAAGGCGCGGCTGCGGGTGGCCAAGGCGGACCCCTGGTCGGTGATGAAGGTCAGCTTCCTGCTGTCGATCGCGCTGGGCATCTGCACGGTCGTGGCCGCGGCGGTGCTGTGGATGGTCATGGACGCGATGAGCGTCTTCTCGACCGTCGGCGGCACCATCAGCGAGGCGACCGGGTCGAACGAGAGCAACGGCTTCGACCTCCAGTCGTTCCTGTCGCTGCCGCGCGTACTGATCTTCACGTCGGTGATCGCGGTGATCGACGTGGTGCTGGCGACGGCACTGGCGACGCTGGGCGCGTTCATCTACAACCTGTCGGCGGGCTTCGTCGGCGGTGTGGAGCTGACGCTCGCGGAGGACGAGTGA
- a CDS encoding DLW-39 family protein, which yields MKKLLLVALAAIGGLLVYRQIQADRAEQDLWTEATDSVPSGSGV from the coding sequence GTGAAGAAGCTGCTCCTGGTCGCACTGGCCGCCATCGGCGGGCTCCTCGTGTACCGCCAGATCCAGGCGGACCGCGCCGAGCAGGACCTGTGGACGGAGGCAACTGACTCCGTGCCCTCTGGTTCCGGTGTGTGA
- a CDS encoding serine/threonine-protein kinase, producing the protein MGEVFAGRYELIDPIGRGGAGAVWRAWDHRRRRYVAAKVLLQSDAHTLLRFVREQALRIDHPHVLAPASWAADDDKVLFTMDLVAGGSLGHVIGDYGPLPPRFVCALLDQLLSGLAAVHAEGVVHRDIKPANILMEATGSGRPHLRLSDFGISMRKGEPRLTETNYVVGTPGYFAPEQLMGAEPDFPADLFAVGLVALYLLHGRKPDSQALVEHFLAHGTPGAPEGVPAPLWDVLAGLLQPDPQSRFRTATGARKALAEAVELLPPPAPGEDPVEVFDQLGPLPPGFGPQGPQSTAAVTPEAPTASVVPGMATAPETSATAFPAEVTRTDPRGTAATAAAGPGLLAAGTTVPMYSAAPAPAPSYGPSETGSFHLPPPVAPAVVPAPAAPLPEPVTAAHPVARTGGVAPPPAKVTAGILALALLCFAVGTWALTQL; encoded by the coding sequence ATGGGTGAGGTCTTCGCCGGTCGGTACGAACTGATCGATCCGATCGGGCGCGGTGGCGCGGGCGCCGTCTGGCGTGCCTGGGACCACCGGCGGCGCCGGTACGTGGCCGCCAAGGTCCTCCTGCAGAGCGACGCCCACACGCTCCTGCGCTTCGTGCGGGAGCAAGCCCTGCGCATCGACCACCCGCACGTGCTGGCCCCGGCCAGCTGGGCGGCGGACGACGACAAGGTCCTCTTCACGATGGACCTGGTCGCCGGCGGTTCCCTCGGCCACGTGATCGGGGACTACGGGCCACTGCCGCCCCGTTTCGTGTGCGCGCTGCTCGACCAGCTCCTGTCGGGGCTGGCGGCGGTTCACGCGGAGGGCGTCGTCCACCGCGACATCAAACCGGCCAACATCCTGATGGAGGCCACCGGAAGCGGACGGCCGCACCTGCGGCTGTCCGACTTCGGCATCTCGATGCGCAAGGGCGAGCCCCGGCTGACCGAGACCAACTACGTGGTCGGCACGCCGGGTTATTTCGCCCCCGAACAACTCATGGGCGCCGAACCGGACTTCCCCGCGGACCTCTTCGCCGTCGGACTGGTCGCCCTGTACCTCCTGCACGGCCGCAAGCCCGACTCCCAGGCCCTGGTGGAGCACTTCCTCGCCCACGGCACCCCCGGGGCCCCGGAAGGCGTCCCCGCGCCGCTGTGGGACGTCCTGGCCGGTCTCCTCCAGCCCGACCCCCAGAGCCGGTTCCGTACGGCCACGGGCGCGCGCAAGGCCCTCGCCGAGGCCGTGGAGCTGCTCCCGCCGCCCGCCCCGGGCGAGGACCCGGTGGAGGTGTTCGACCAACTCGGCCCGCTCCCGCCCGGTTTCGGCCCTCAGGGTCCCCAGAGCACGGCCGCCGTGACCCCGGAAGCGCCGACGGCCTCGGTGGTGCCGGGCATGGCCACGGCCCCGGAGACCTCCGCAACGGCGTTCCCGGCCGAGGTCACCCGTACCGATCCGCGCGGCACCGCCGCGACGGCGGCCGCGGGCCCCGGCCTGCTCGCCGCGGGCACCACGGTCCCCATGTACTCGGCCGCCCCCGCCCCGGCGCCTTCGTACGGACCCTCGGAGACGGGCAGTTTCCACCTGCCACCTCCGGTGGCGCCCGCCGTGGTGCCCGCCCCGGCGGCCCCGCTGCCCGAGCCCGTCACCGCAGCGCACCCGGTGGCCCGCACCGGCGGCGTCGCCCCGCCCCCGGCGAAGGTGACGGCCGGGATCCTGGCCCTGGCGCTGCTCTGCTTCGCCGTGGGCACCTGGGCCCTCACCCAGCTGTAG
- a CDS encoding DNA-binding protein, translating into MDAVQQEATARARELQRSWYGEPLGALFRRLIDDLGLNQARLAAVLGLSAPMLSQLMSGQRAKIGNPAVVQRVQALQDLAGQVADGSVSAAEATDRMDEIKKTQGGSVLSNSGQTPASSGAPTVKRVVREIQSLLRSVSAAGDIIDAADTLAPSHPELAEFLRVYGAGRTADAVAHYEAHQN; encoded by the coding sequence GTGGACGCAGTACAGCAAGAGGCTACGGCCAGAGCCAGAGAGCTTCAGCGCAGTTGGTACGGGGAGCCGCTCGGAGCGCTCTTCCGCCGGCTCATAGATGATCTCGGTCTGAACCAGGCCCGCCTCGCTGCCGTCCTCGGACTGTCGGCGCCCATGCTGTCCCAGCTGATGAGCGGCCAGCGCGCCAAGATCGGCAATCCTGCCGTGGTCCAGCGCGTCCAGGCCCTCCAGGACCTCGCCGGCCAGGTGGCCGACGGGAGCGTCAGCGCGGCGGAGGCGACCGACCGGATGGACGAGATCAAGAAGACCCAGGGGGGCTCCGTCCTCAGCAACAGCGGACAGACCCCCGCCAGCTCCGGCGCCCCCACCGTCAAGCGCGTCGTCCGCGAGATCCAGTCGCTGCTGCGCTCGGTCTCCGCGGCCGGTGACATCATCGACGCGGCGGACACCCTCGCCCCCAGCCACCCGGAACTGGCAGAGTTCCTCCGGGTGTACGGCGCGGGCCGCACCGCCGACGCGGTCGCCCACTACGAGGCCCACCAGAACTGA
- a CDS encoding MFS transporter, protein MPAASPSATAAPSTPAAPAPAGHGQRGLRSRWTALTVLSTGMLMTILDGSIVTVAMPAIQNDLGFTPAGLSWVVNAYLIAFGSLLLLAGRLGDLIGRKRMFLAGTTVFTAASVLAGFAASPGVLIAARFLQGLGSAMASAVSLGILVTLFTAPRERAKAIAVFSFTGAAGASLGQVLGGVLTDALDWHWIFFINLPIGLAALLLAQPALPADGARGGPGPRAGADVLGAALVTAGLMLGIYTVVEVERYGWTSPHTLGLGALAFALLAAFTLRQAKARIPLLPLRIFRSRTVVGANLVQMLMVAALFSFQILVALYLQKVKGYGAAETGLAMLPAALVIGAVSLGVSARLNSRFGEHRVLLAGLALLALALGLLTRLPVDADYVTDLLPVMLLAAGFGLALPALTTLGMSGADHEDAGLASGLFNTTQQIGMALGVAVLSTLAASRTESLARTGATPAEALTGGYHLAFALGAALLLTAIALTATLLRTGAPTARR, encoded by the coding sequence ATGCCCGCCGCTTCCCCCTCCGCCACCGCAGCCCCTTCAACTCCCGCCGCCCCCGCCCCGGCCGGGCACGGACAGCGCGGACTGCGCTCCCGCTGGACCGCCCTCACCGTGCTCTCCACGGGCATGCTGATGACGATCCTCGACGGCAGCATCGTCACCGTCGCGATGCCCGCCATCCAGAACGACCTGGGCTTCACCCCCGCCGGCCTGAGCTGGGTGGTCAACGCCTACCTGATCGCCTTCGGCAGCCTGCTGCTCCTCGCCGGACGCCTCGGCGACCTGATCGGCCGCAAGCGGATGTTCCTGGCCGGGACCACCGTCTTCACCGCCGCCTCGGTGCTCGCCGGATTCGCCGCCTCCCCCGGCGTCCTGATCGCGGCCCGCTTCCTCCAGGGCCTCGGCAGCGCGATGGCCTCCGCCGTCAGCCTGGGCATCCTGGTCACCTTGTTCACCGCACCCCGCGAACGCGCCAAGGCGATCGCCGTGTTCTCCTTCACCGGCGCGGCCGGGGCCTCCCTCGGCCAGGTCCTCGGCGGAGTCCTCACCGATGCCCTCGACTGGCACTGGATCTTCTTCATCAACCTGCCGATCGGGCTCGCCGCCCTCCTGCTGGCCCAGCCCGCGCTCCCCGCCGACGGCGCCCGCGGCGGACCGGGACCGCGCGCGGGTGCCGACGTACTCGGTGCGGCCCTCGTCACCGCCGGGCTGATGCTGGGCATCTACACCGTGGTCGAGGTGGAGCGGTACGGCTGGACCTCCCCGCACACCCTCGGCCTCGGGGCCCTCGCCTTCGCCCTGCTGGCCGCCTTCACCCTGCGTCAGGCGAAGGCCCGCATCCCGCTGCTGCCGCTGCGGATCTTCCGTTCGAGGACGGTGGTGGGCGCGAACCTCGTCCAGATGCTGATGGTGGCCGCGCTCTTCTCCTTCCAGATCCTGGTCGCCCTCTACCTCCAGAAGGTCAAGGGCTACGGAGCCGCCGAGACGGGCCTGGCCATGCTCCCCGCGGCCCTGGTGATCGGCGCGGTCTCCCTCGGCGTCTCGGCCCGGCTGAACTCCCGCTTCGGCGAACACCGGGTCCTGCTGGCCGGCCTCGCCCTGCTCGCCCTGGCCCTGGGCCTGCTGACCCGGCTGCCGGTGGACGCCGACTACGTCACCGACCTGCTCCCGGTGATGCTCCTGGCGGCCGGCTTCGGCCTGGCCCTGCCCGCCCTCACGACGCTGGGCATGTCCGGCGCCGACCACGAGGACGCAGGACTCGCCTCGGGCCTGTTCAACACCACCCAGCAGATCGGCATGGCCCTCGGCGTCGCCGTCCTCTCCACCCTCGCGGCCTCCCGCACCGAGTCCCTCGCCCGGACCGGCGCCACCCCCGCCGAAGCCCTCACCGGCGGGTACCACCTGGCCTTCGCCCTCGGAGCCGCACTCCTCCTGACGGCGATCGCCCTGACGGCGACCCTGCTGCGGACCGGCGCCCCAACAGCCCGCCGCTGA
- a CDS encoding MarR family winged helix-turn-helix transcriptional regulator, which translates to MTAMAPTRTEPDLSFLLDHTSHVLRTRMAAALDEIGLTARMHCVLVHALEEERTQIQLAEIGDMDKTTMVVTVDALEKAGLAERRPSTKDRRARIIAVTDKGAAVAEQSSRIVDQVHADALASLSDADRTTLLRVLGLLAEGGLGTPSDSPRPARRARQ; encoded by the coding sequence ATGACCGCCATGGCGCCCACCCGGACCGAGCCCGACCTCTCCTTCCTCCTGGACCACACCAGCCACGTGCTGCGCACCCGCATGGCAGCCGCGCTGGACGAGATCGGGCTCACCGCCCGCATGCACTGCGTCCTGGTCCACGCGCTGGAGGAGGAGCGCACCCAGATCCAGCTCGCGGAGATCGGCGACATGGACAAGACGACGATGGTCGTCACCGTGGACGCCCTGGAGAAGGCCGGACTGGCCGAGCGCAGGCCCTCCACCAAGGACCGCCGGGCCCGGATCATCGCCGTCACCGACAAGGGCGCGGCCGTCGCGGAGCAGAGCAGCCGGATCGTGGACCAGGTGCACGCCGACGCCCTCGCCTCCCTCTCCGACGCCGACCGCACCACCCTGCTCCGCGTCCTCGGCCTCCTCGCCGAAGGCGGCCTGGGGACCCCCTCCGACAGCCCCCGCCCGGCGCGCCGCGCCCGCCAGTGA
- a CDS encoding LysM peptidoglycan-binding domain-containing protein: protein MGIFDFLKSDKQKRQEAAEKVKEQVQQQASAKARPPASPAADAASATRAAAERMAAAAPPKPAPRAAPAMPTPSSAAHKAVPAAPRPAGMPPKPSAAGIRPGAAHTPTPGSAAHKAVPAAPVKPAPAAKKRTYTVQPGDSLSAIARRELGNEARWRELYAMNQRVVGPNPDLIRPGMILTLP, encoded by the coding sequence ATGGGAATCTTCGACTTCCTCAAGTCCGACAAGCAGAAGCGGCAAGAGGCCGCCGAGAAGGTGAAGGAGCAGGTCCAGCAGCAGGCGTCGGCGAAGGCGAGGCCTCCCGCGAGCCCGGCGGCCGACGCCGCCTCGGCCACCCGGGCGGCCGCCGAACGCATGGCGGCGGCCGCGCCGCCCAAGCCCGCGCCCAGGGCGGCGCCCGCGATGCCGACCCCCTCGTCCGCCGCGCACAAGGCCGTGCCCGCCGCCCCCAGGCCGGCCGGGATGCCGCCGAAGCCCTCCGCAGCCGGCATCCGGCCCGGAGCGGCGCACACCCCGACGCCGGGCTCGGCGGCGCACAAGGCCGTGCCCGCGGCTCCGGTCAAGCCCGCGCCCGCCGCGAAGAAGCGCACGTACACCGTCCAGCCCGGCGACTCGCTCTCCGCGATCGCCCGCCGCGAGCTCGGCAACGAGGCCCGCTGGCGCGAGCTCTACGCCATGAACCAGCGCGTGGTCGGCCCCAATCCGGACCTCATCCGCCCCGGCATGATCCTCACTCTCCCCTAG
- a CDS encoding DUF5324 family protein — MTGKDSVRLAAESARESVRHAAEVVAPYAESAKDAAVHYAHEANERLAPKMSYAANEAARQARTTYDCHVHPRLKAARSHVPPNVDRAATKAVMQTRQAARQAAEYTQPRLENALAAAQPVAEEAASRSAAAVAALRGQVTPKEIQRLVRRHERRARTGRLLKGVVLVGLVAGAAFAAWKWWDQQSNPDWLVEPPAATELSSQDAEPANFDDELAEKERETGSGTAEDKQL, encoded by the coding sequence GTGACCGGCAAGGACAGCGTGCGCCTGGCAGCCGAGAGCGCCAGGGAGAGTGTGAGGCACGCGGCGGAAGTGGTGGCGCCGTACGCAGAGTCCGCCAAGGATGCCGCGGTGCATTACGCGCATGAGGCGAATGAGCGGCTGGCGCCGAAGATGTCGTACGCGGCCAACGAGGCCGCACGGCAGGCCCGGACGACCTACGACTGCCATGTGCATCCCCGGCTCAAGGCGGCGCGCTCGCACGTGCCGCCGAATGTGGACCGGGCTGCGACGAAGGCGGTGATGCAGACGCGCCAGGCCGCGCGGCAGGCGGCCGAGTACACGCAGCCGCGGCTGGAGAACGCGCTGGCGGCGGCTCAGCCGGTGGCCGAGGAGGCCGCGTCCCGGTCGGCGGCGGCGGTGGCGGCGCTGCGCGGCCAGGTGACGCCGAAGGAGATCCAGCGGCTGGTGCGCCGCCACGAGCGGCGGGCCCGTACGGGACGGCTGCTGAAGGGCGTGGTGCTGGTCGGCCTGGTGGCGGGCGCCGCCTTCGCGGCATGGAAGTGGTGGGACCAGCAGTCGAACCCGGACTGGCTCGTCGAGCCGCCGGCGGCGACCGAGCTGTCGTCGCAGGACGCCGAGCCGGCGAACTTCGACGACGAGCTGGCGGAGAAGGAGCGCGAGACGGGCTCCGGCACGGCCGAGGACAAGCAGCTCTGA
- a CDS encoding peptidylprolyl isomerase, producing the protein MAEKLYATLKTNKGDIEIELLENFAPKTVRNFVELATGAREWTRPTDGQKTTDPLYDGTVFHRVISGFMIQGGDPLGNGTGGPGYSFADEFHPDLAFTKPYLLAMANAGPGTNGSQFFITVAPTAWLTRKHTIFGEVTGKAGRTVVDSIAGSPTNPRTERPLDDVIIQSVSVERR; encoded by the coding sequence GTGGCCGAGAAGCTCTACGCCACCCTGAAGACGAACAAGGGCGACATCGAGATCGAGCTGCTGGAGAACTTCGCTCCGAAGACCGTCCGGAACTTCGTCGAGCTCGCCACCGGCGCCCGCGAGTGGACCCGTCCCACCGACGGCCAGAAGACCACGGACCCGCTCTACGACGGCACCGTCTTCCACCGCGTCATCAGCGGGTTCATGATCCAGGGCGGCGACCCGCTCGGCAACGGGACCGGCGGCCCGGGCTACTCGTTCGCCGACGAGTTCCACCCCGACCTGGCCTTCACCAAGCCCTACCTGCTGGCCATGGCCAACGCCGGCCCGGGCACCAACGGCTCGCAGTTCTTCATCACCGTCGCCCCGACCGCCTGGCTGACGCGCAAGCACACCATCTTCGGCGAGGTCACCGGCAAGGCCGGCCGGACGGTCGTGGACTCCATCGCCGGCAGCCCCACCAACCCGCGCACCGAGCGCCCCCTCGACGACGTGATCATCCAGTCGGTGAGCGTCGAGAGGCGCTGA
- a CDS encoding rhomboid family intramembrane serine protease, whose product MDTDRLPGCYRHPDRDTGISCTRCDRPICTQCMISASVGFQCPECVREGSGTGHRPAANAPRTLAGGVVADDPHLVTKILIGINAAVFFVGLVAPAVVIQLELLGRYREFIGGPVEGVSTGEYHRLLTSVFLHVEWWHIIGNMVGLWVIGGPLEAALGRARYLTVYLLSGLGGSALVYLLTAPNTPTLGASGAVFGLLGATVVLARRLHYEMRPVVIMVVLMLVLTFVPIGGALTVSWQAHVGGLVTGALVGAGMLRPAAGRNRALIQWGTCAVVFLLVAAVIATRTAELAALT is encoded by the coding sequence ATGGACACCGACCGTCTGCCGGGCTGCTACCGCCACCCGGACCGCGACACGGGCATCAGCTGCACGCGCTGCGACCGCCCGATCTGCACCCAGTGCATGATCAGCGCCTCGGTGGGCTTCCAGTGCCCCGAGTGCGTCCGGGAGGGTTCGGGTACCGGGCACCGGCCGGCCGCCAACGCGCCGCGCACTCTCGCGGGCGGGGTGGTGGCCGATGACCCCCACCTCGTCACCAAGATCCTGATCGGGATCAACGCCGCGGTGTTCTTCGTGGGGCTGGTGGCCCCGGCCGTCGTGATCCAGCTGGAGCTGCTCGGCCGCTACCGCGAGTTCATCGGCGGCCCCGTCGAAGGGGTCTCCACCGGCGAGTACCACCGACTGCTGACCTCGGTGTTCCTGCACGTCGAGTGGTGGCACATCATCGGCAACATGGTCGGCCTGTGGGTCATCGGCGGCCCGCTGGAAGCGGCGCTGGGCCGCGCCCGCTACCTCACCGTCTACCTGCTGTCGGGCCTGGGCGGCAGCGCCCTCGTCTATCTGCTGACCGCGCCGAACACCCCGACCCTCGGCGCGTCGGGGGCCGTCTTCGGGCTGCTCGGCGCCACCGTCGTGCTGGCCCGCCGGCTGCACTACGAGATGCGGCCGGTGGTCATCATGGTCGTACTGATGCTCGTACTGACCTTCGTGCCGATCGGCGGGGCGCTGACGGTGTCCTGGCAGGCCCATGTCGGCGGCCTGGTCACCGGTGCCCTGGTGGGTGCGGGCATGCTCCGCCCCGCCGCCGGCAGGAATCGCGCGCTGATCCAGTGGGGCACCTGTGCGGTGGTGTTCCTGCTGGTGGCGGCGGTGATCGCGACGCGGACGGCAGAACTCGCGGCACTCACCTGA
- the crgA gene encoding cell division protein CrgA, which produces MPKSRIRKKDDYTPPPAKQAQTIRLTNRSWVAPVMLAFFLIGLAWIVVFYVTDTQLPVEALGNWNIVVGFGFIAAGFGVSTQWK; this is translated from the coding sequence GTGCCGAAGTCACGTATCCGCAAGAAGGACGACTACACGCCGCCGCCGGCGAAGCAGGCCCAGACGATCAGGCTGACGAACCGCAGCTGGGTCGCCCCGGTCATGCTGGCGTTCTTCCTGATCGGTCTCGCCTGGATCGTCGTCTTCTACGTGACCGATACCCAGCTGCCCGTCGAGGCGCTGGGCAATTGGAACATCGTGGTCGGTTTCGGCTTCATCGCGGCGGGATTCGGCGTTTCCACGCAGTGGAAGTAG
- a CDS encoding DUF881 domain-containing protein translates to MSDSDDSSAGPRRRARPVRLLTAAVFALAGLIFVTSFNTSKGTNIRTDASLLKLSDLIEERSQSNAELEESLGPVRTRVDDLAERDDGRTKAEDAKMAALRAAAGTEELSGKGLTVTLNDAPPNATARIPNVPEPQPNDLVIHQQDLQAVVNALWQGGAQGIQVMDQRLISTSAVRCVGNTLILQGRVYSPPYKVSAVGDPGALRKALAASPALQNYQLYVNAYGLGWKVDEHKALTLPGYSGTVDLHYAKPVAATP, encoded by the coding sequence TTGAGCGATTCCGACGACTCCTCCGCGGGTCCCCGTCGCCGGGCCAGGCCGGTCCGGCTGCTGACGGCCGCCGTCTTCGCCCTGGCGGGCCTCATCTTCGTCACCAGTTTCAACACCTCCAAGGGTACGAACATCCGCACGGACGCGTCACTCCTCAAGCTGTCCGACCTCATCGAGGAGCGCAGCCAGAGCAACGCGGAGCTGGAGGAGAGCCTCGGGCCGGTCCGCACCCGGGTGGACGACCTCGCCGAGCGCGACGACGGCCGGACCAAGGCCGAGGACGCCAAGATGGCCGCCCTGCGCGCCGCCGCCGGCACCGAGGAACTGTCCGGCAAGGGGTTGACGGTCACCCTCAACGACGCCCCGCCGAACGCCACCGCCCGCATCCCCAACGTGCCCGAGCCCCAGCCCAACGACCTCGTGATCCACCAGCAGGACCTCCAGGCCGTGGTGAACGCCCTGTGGCAGGGCGGCGCCCAGGGCATCCAGGTCATGGACCAGCGGCTCATCTCCACCAGCGCGGTGCGCTGCGTGGGCAACACCCTGATCCTCCAGGGCCGGGTGTACTCGCCCCCGTACAAGGTCTCGGCGGTCGGCGACCCGGGCGCACTGCGCAAGGCCCTCGCCGCCTCCCCGGCCCTGCAGAACTACCAGCTGTACGTGAACGCGTACGGGCTCGGCTGGAAAGTGGACGAGCACAAGGCGCTGACACTTCCCGGCTACTCCGGCACAGTGGACCTCCACTATGCGAAGCCGGTGGCGGCCACGCCCTGA
- a CDS encoding class E sortase, with translation MRSRWRPRPERPRPDVVLRLVVRTFSEVCLTAGTLIVLFVAYVLLWTGVKADRAMDGEMERLRDRWSAAPAAAPQAAPPQPAPPQAAPPQPQPVPEPAAYPAGRAFAEMYIPRFGPDWNKPVLEGTGTELLKKGLGHYEGTAGLGATGNFSVAGHRRTYGDPFKDFPRLRPGDAVILKDATTWYTYTIRGGPLRTLPTEVGVVDPVPQRSPFTAPGRYLTLTTCDPEWGHSHRLVVWAELTGTRSAARGGPEGLPS, from the coding sequence ATGCGAAGCCGGTGGCGGCCACGCCCTGAACGCCCACGCCCTGACGTCGTACTGCGCCTGGTGGTACGGACGTTCAGCGAGGTGTGCCTGACGGCGGGCACGCTGATCGTGCTGTTCGTGGCCTACGTCCTGCTGTGGACGGGGGTCAAGGCGGACCGGGCCATGGACGGGGAGATGGAGCGGCTGCGCGACCGCTGGTCGGCGGCGCCCGCGGCCGCCCCGCAGGCAGCGCCCCCACAGCCGGCGCCTCCACAGGCAGCGCCCCCGCAGCCGCAGCCCGTGCCGGAGCCGGCGGCGTACCCCGCGGGCCGGGCCTTCGCCGAGATGTACATCCCGCGCTTCGGCCCGGACTGGAACAAGCCCGTCCTGGAGGGCACGGGCACCGAGCTGCTGAAGAAGGGCCTCGGCCACTACGAGGGCACCGCGGGCCTCGGCGCCACCGGGAACTTCTCGGTCGCGGGCCACCGGCGGACCTACGGAGACCCCTTCAAGGACTTCCCCCGGCTGCGCCCGGGCGACGCGGTGATCCTCAAGGACGCGACGACCTGGTACACGTACACGATCCGGGGCGGCCCGCTGCGCACGCTGCCGACCGAGGTCGGCGTGGTCGACCCGGTTCCGCAGAGATCGCCGTTCACCGCCCCCGGCCGGTACCTGACGCTGACGACCTGCGATCCCGAGTGGGGCCACAGCCACCGGCTGGTCGTCTGGGCCGAGCTGACCGGGACCCGGTCCGCGGCGCGGGGCGGACCGGAGGGTTTGCCGAGCTGA
- a CDS encoding aminodeoxychorismate/anthranilate synthase component II, translating to MSARILVVDNYDSFVFNLVQYLYQLGAECEVLRNDEVELSHAQDGFDGVLLSPGPGTPEEAGVCVDMVRHCAETGVPVFGVCLGMQSMAVAYGGVVGRAPELLHGKTSPVVHEGLGVFEGLPSPFTATRYHSLAAEPQTLPDVLEVTARTQDGIIMGLRHREHDVEGVQFHPESVLTEWGHRMLANWLVRCGDAGAVERSVGLAPVVGKAVA from the coding sequence GTGAGCGCGCGCATTCTGGTTGTGGACAACTACGACAGCTTCGTCTTCAACCTGGTCCAGTACCTCTACCAGCTCGGCGCCGAATGCGAGGTGCTGCGCAACGACGAGGTGGAGCTCTCGCACGCGCAGGACGGCTTCGACGGGGTCCTGCTGTCCCCGGGCCCGGGCACGCCGGAAGAGGCGGGCGTCTGCGTCGACATGGTCCGGCACTGCGCGGAGACGGGCGTCCCGGTCTTCGGCGTGTGCCTGGGCATGCAGTCGATGGCCGTGGCCTACGGAGGGGTCGTGGGCCGGGCCCCCGAGCTGCTCCACGGCAAGACCTCGCCCGTGGTGCACGAGGGGCTGGGGGTCTTCGAGGGCCTGCCCTCGCCGTTCACCGCGACCCGGTACCACTCCCTCGCCGCCGAACCGCAGACCCTGCCCGACGTGCTGGAGGTCACGGCGCGGACGCAGGACGGGATCATCATGGGGCTGCGCCACCGGGAGCACGACGTGGAGGGCGTGCAGTTCCACCCCGAGTCGGTGCTGACCGAATGGGGCCACCGGATGCTCGCGAACTGGCTGGTGCGGTGCGGTGACGCGGGTGCCGTGGAGCGCTCGGTGGGGCTGGCCCCGGTGGTGGGCAAGGCCGTCGCGTGA